The following coding sequences lie in one Arabidopsis thaliana chromosome 3, partial sequence genomic window:
- a CDS encoding uncharacterized protein (unknown protein; LOCATED IN: endomembrane system; Has 30201 Blast hits to 17322 proteins in 780 species: Archae - 12; Bacteria - 1396; Metazoa - 17338; Fungi - 3422; Plants - 5037; Viruses - 0; Other Eukaryotes - 2996 (source: NCBI BLink).): MTSPPAPLQVLISSPLFHFSVSAIVHMYCLLVDNA; encoded by the coding sequence ATGACCTCGCCTCCGGCTCCTCTTCAGGTTCTaatctcttctcctctttttcATTTCAGCGTCTCCGCTATTGTACACATGTACTGTCTTCTCGTTGACAACGCCtaa
- a CDS encoding plant invertase/pectin methylesterase inhibitor superfamily protein translates to MAYPCVKRNVSSLLPLLVLLSITPFSSSLSPSDKVTNETLNQLCSKPNIYNHFCIAWLTSDPTTFTLDLQGLLDSVFQKTQLLGYKSLAAMKGSVNTTTDPALKIPFETCVTDYEVAIKAIEEAQGFVTSKAYDLASLGAAKAFISISVCETQFEGRDNVPVYVTKLNMFFKRMCNIDRVFSDVLRT, encoded by the coding sequence ATGGCTTATCCTTGCGTCAAAAGAAACGTATCttcacttcttcctcttctcgtTCTTCTATCAATCACtcctttttcatcatctttgtcTCCGAGTGACAAAGTCACAAACGAAACACTTAACCAACTCTgctcaaaaccaaacatttaCAACCACTTCTGCATCGCTTGGCTAACCTCTGATCCTACAACATTCACCCTCGACCTACAAGGTCTTCTCGATTCGGTTTTTCAAAAGACGCAATTGTTGGGCTATAAGAGCCTAGCGGCGATGAAAGGCTCAGTGAATACCACGACTGATCCGGCGCTCAAGATCCCATTTGAGACTTGCGTGACGGATTATGAAGTAGCCATTAAAGCGATCGAGGAAGCTCAAGGGTTTGTGACATCTAAGGCGTACGACTTAGCATCTCTGGGGGCAGCTAAAGCCTTCATTAGTATATCAGTGTGTGAAACTCAGTTTGAAGGACGGGATAATGTGCCAGTTTATGTAACGAAActcaatatgttttttaagaGAATGTGTAACATTGATAGGGTTTTCTCCGACGTTTTGAGAACTTGa
- the mtLPD2 gene encoding lipoamide dehydrogenase 2 (lipoamide dehydrogenase 2 (mtLPD2); FUNCTIONS IN: dihydrolipoyl dehydrogenase activity, copper ion binding, cobalt ion binding, zinc ion binding, ATP binding; INVOLVED IN: response to cadmium ion; LOCATED IN: mitochondrion, chloroplast, mitochondrial respiratory chain complex I, mitochondrial matrix; EXPRESSED IN: 28 plant structures; EXPRESSED DURING: 17 growth stages; CONTAINS InterPro DOMAIN/s: FAD-dependent pyridine nucleotide-disulphide oxidoreductase (InterPro:IPR013027), Pyridine nucleotide-disulphide oxidoreductase, class I, active site (InterPro:IPR012999), Pyridine nucleotide-disulphide oxidoreductase, dimerisation (InterPro:IPR004099), FAD/NAD-linked reductase, dimerisation (InterPro:IPR016156), Dihydrolipoamide dehydrogenase (InterPro:IPR006258), Pyridine nucleotide-disulphide oxidoreductase, NAD-binding region (InterPro:IPR001327), Mercuric reductase (InterPro:IPR000815); BEST Arabidopsis thaliana protein match is: mitochondrial lipoamide dehydrogenase 1 (TAIR:AT1G48030.2); Has 42670 Blast hits to 42637 proteins in 3263 species: Archae - 1164; Bacteria - 31277; Metazoa - 912; Fungi - 500; Plants - 625; Viruses - 0; Other Eukaryotes - 8192 (source: NCBI BLink).), protein MAMASLARRKAYFLTRNISNSPTDAFRFSFSLTRGFASSGSDDNDVVIIGGGPGGYVAAIKAAQLGLKTTCIEKRGALGGTCLNVGCIPSKALLHSSHMYHEAKHVFANHGVKVSSVEVDLPAMLAQKDTAVKNLTRGVEGLFKKNKVNYVKGYGKFLSPSEVSVDTIDGENVVVKGKHIIVATGSDVKSLPGITIDEKKIVSSTGALSLTEIPKKLIVIGAGYIGLEMGSVWGRLGSEVTVVEFAADIVPAMDGEIRKQFQRSLEKQKMKFMLKTKVVGVDSSGDGVKLIVEPAEGGEQTTLEADVVLVSAGRTPFTSGLDLEKIGVETDKGGRILVNERFSTNVSGVYAIGDVIPGPMLAHKAEEDGVACVEFIAGKHGHVDYDKVPGVVYTYPEVASVGKTEEQLKKEGVSYNVGKFPFMANSRAKAIDTAEGMVKILADKETDKILGVHIMSPNAGELIHEAVLAINYDASSEDIARVCHAHPTMSEAIKEAAMATYDKPIHM, encoded by the exons aTGGCGATGGCGAGCTTAGCTAGGAGAAAAGCGTACTTTCTCACCAGAAACATCTCTAATTCTCCCACTGATGCTTTCAGATTCTCTTTCTCCCTCACTCGCGGCTTCGCTTCGTCAGGATCCGACGACAACGACGTCGTCATCATCGGCGGCGGTCCTGGAGGTTATGTGGCGGCGATTAAAGCGGCACAGCTCGGTCTTAAGACTACCTGTATCGAAAAGCGAGGCGCTCTCGGTGGTACTTGTCTTAACGTCGGCTGTATTCCTTCAAAG GCCCTTCTTCACTCTTCTCACATGTACCATGAAGCAAAGCACGTTTTTGCTAACCATGGTGTTAAGGTCTCTTCGGTTGAGGTAGATCTTCCTGCTATGTTGGCGCAGAAAGACACAGCCGTCAAGAATTTAACCCGTGGAGTCGAAGGTCTGTTCAAGAAGAACAAGGTAAACTATGTTAAGGGCTATGGTAAGTTTCTGTCCCCATCGGAAGTCTCTGTGGACACAATCGATGGAGAAAACGTGGTTGTGAAAGGCAAACATATCATAGTTGCAACTGGCTCGGATGTCAAGTCTTTGCCTGGAATCACCATCGATGAAAAGAAGATTGTCTCATCAACCGGGGCACTGTCTCTGACAGAGATCCCAAAGAAACTCATTGTCATTGGTGCTGGCTATATTGGGCTAGAGATGGGTTCTGTATGGGGACGGCTAGGATCAGAGGTCACAGTTGTTGAGTTTGCAGCGGATATCGTACCAGCAATGGATGGTGAAATCCGCAAGCAGTTTCAACGCTCACTAGAGAAGCAGAAGATGAAATTTATGCTCAAAACTAAAGTCGTTGGGGTAGATTCATCTGGAGATGGTGTTAAACTCATAGTGGAACCTGCTGAAGGTGGAGAACAGACCACTCTAGAAGCTGATGTGGTCCTCGTCTCAGCTGGTAGAACTCCGTTCACATCTGGACTTGATCTAGAGAAAATCGGAGTTGAGACAGACAAAGGCGGGAGAATTCTGGTGAACGAGAGATTCTCGACAAATGTTTCAGGCGTTTATGCAATTGGAGATGTGATTCCAGGACCAATGCTGGCTCACAAAGCCGAAGAAGATGGTGTTGCATGTGTTGAGTTTATAGCAGGCAAACACGGGCATGTGGATTACGACAAAGTCCCTGGGGTTGTCTACACGTACCCTGAAGTTGCGTCGGTTGGTAAAACCGAGGAGCAGCTGAAGAAAGAAGGTGTAAGCTACAATGTTGGAAAATTCCCATTCATGGCCAATAGCAGAGCCAAGGCCATAGACACAGCAGAGGGAATGGTCAAGATTTTGGCTGATAAAGAGACAGACAAGATCTTGGGAGTTCACATTATGTCACCAAACGCAGGAGAATTGATCCATGAGGCGGTTCTAGCTATCAACTATGATGCATCAAGTGAAGACATTGCTCGAGTCTGTCACGCTCATCCCACCATGAGTGAGGCTATCAAGGAAGCTGCCATGGCTACCTATGACAAGCCCATTCACATGTAG
- the PMEI2 gene encoding pectin methylesterase inhibitor 2 (pectin methylesterase inhibitor 2 (PMEI2); CONTAINS InterPro DOMAIN/s: Pectinesterase inhibitor (InterPro:IPR006501); BEST Arabidopsis thaliana protein match is: pectin methylesterase inhibitor 1 (TAIR:AT1G48020.1); Has 238 Blast hits to 232 proteins in 20 species: Archae - 0; Bacteria - 0; Metazoa - 0; Fungi - 0; Plants - 238; Viruses - 0; Other Eukaryotes - 0 (source: NCBI BLink).), translating into MAAYLTNRVLMSSLMFFVMTGSLNAQVADIKAICGKAKNQSFCTSYMKSNPKTSGADLQTLANITFGSAQTSASEGFRKIQSLVKTATNPTMKKAYTSCVQHYKSAISSLNDAKQSLASGDGKGLNIKVSAAMEGPSTCEQDMADFKVDPSAVKNSGDFQNICGIVLVISNMM; encoded by the coding sequence atgGCAGCATACCTGACGAACAGAGTTTTAATGTCTTCTCTGATGTTTTTTGTAATGACTGGTTCTTTGAACGCACAAGTGGCAGACATAAAAGCGATATGTGGAAAAGCGAAAAACCAATCCTTCTGTACGAGCTACATGAAATCCAACCCAAAGACCTCAGGTGCTGATCTTCAAACGCTTGCAAATATCACATTTGGTTCTGCACAAACAAGTGCATCAGAAGGTTTCAGGAAAATTCAATCTCTAGTCAAGACAGCAACCAACCCCACTATGAAGAAAGCATACACCTCATGTGTACAACATTATAAGAGTGCAATAAGCAGTCTCAATGATGCTAAGCAGAGCCTGGCGTCAGGCGATGGCAAAGGGTTGAACATTAAGGTTTCAGCAGCTATGGAAGGACCTTCAACATGTGAACAAGACATGGCGGATTTCAAAGTTGATCCTTCAGCTGTGAAGAACAGTGGTGATTTTCAGAATATTTGTGGCATTGTACTTGTCATCTCAAACATGATGTGA
- the mtLPD2 gene encoding lipoamide dehydrogenase 2 (lipoamide dehydrogenase 2 (mtLPD2); FUNCTIONS IN: dihydrolipoyl dehydrogenase activity, copper ion binding, cobalt ion binding, zinc ion binding, ATP binding; INVOLVED IN: response to cadmium ion; LOCATED IN: mitochondrion, chloroplast, mitochondrial respiratory chain complex I, mitochondrial matrix; EXPRESSED IN: 28 plant structures; EXPRESSED DURING: 17 growth stages; CONTAINS InterPro DOMAIN/s: FAD-dependent pyridine nucleotide-disulphide oxidoreductase (InterPro:IPR013027), Dihydrolipoamide dehydrogenase (InterPro:IPR006258), Pyridine nucleotide-disulphide oxidoreductase, class I, active site (InterPro:IPR012999); BEST Arabidopsis thaliana protein match is: mitochondrial lipoamide dehydrogenase 1 (TAIR:AT1G48030.2); Has 17511 Blast hits to 17511 proteins in 2716 species: Archae - 356; Bacteria - 12773; Metazoa - 655; Fungi - 312; Plants - 149; Viruses - 0; Other Eukaryotes - 3266 (source: NCBI BLink).): MAMASLARRKAYFLTRNISNSPTDAFRFSFSLTRGFASSGSDDNDVVIIGGGPGGYVAAIKAAQLGLKTTCIEKRGALGGTCLNVGCIPSKVILETPFPITLIRRKFSPIFIRLLWNLLVDHHLDSI; encoded by the coding sequence aTGGCGATGGCGAGCTTAGCTAGGAGAAAAGCGTACTTTCTCACCAGAAACATCTCTAATTCTCCCACTGATGCTTTCAGATTCTCTTTCTCCCTCACTCGCGGCTTCGCTTCGTCAGGATCCGACGACAACGACGTCGTCATCATCGGCGGCGGTCCTGGAGGTTATGTGGCGGCGATTAAAGCGGCACAGCTCGGTCTTAAGACTACCTGTATCGAAAAGCGAGGCGCTCTCGGTGGTACTTGTCTTAACGTCGGCTGTATTCCTTCAAAGGTGATTTTAGAAACTCCTTTTCCGATTACCTTGATTCGTCGGAAATTTTCTCCGATTTTCATTCGTCTCCTGTGGAACTTGCTCGTTGATCATCATTTAGATTCGATCTGA
- the HS1 gene encoding heat stable protein 1, whose product MEEAKGPVKHVLLASFKDGVSPEKIEELIKGYANLVNLIEPMKAFHWGKDVSIENLHQGYTHIFESTFESKEAVAEYIAHPAHVEFATIFLGSLDKVLVIDYKPTSVSL is encoded by the exons ATGGAGGAAGCAAAGGGACCTGTGAAGCACGTATTGCTTGCTAGTTTCAAAGATGGGGTTAGTCCTGAGAAAATCGAAGAGCTCATCAAAGGTTACGCCAATCTCGTCAATCTCATCGAACCTATGAAAGCTTTCCACTG GGGAAAAGATGTGAGCATTGAGAATCTGCATCAAGGTTACACACACATCTTTGAATCCACATTTGAGAGTAAAGAAGCTGTTGCAGAGTACATTGCTCATCCTGCTCACGTTGAATTCGCCACCATCTTCCTTGGCAGCTTGGAtaaagttttggttattgaCTACAAGCCTACCTCTGTCTCTCTCTAA
- a CDS encoding Plant invertase/pectin methylesterase inhibitor superfamily protein (Plant invertase/pectin methylesterase inhibitor superfamily protein; FUNCTIONS IN: enzyme inhibitor activity, pectinesterase inhibitor activity, pectinesterase activity; INVOLVED IN: biological_process unknown; LOCATED IN: endomembrane system; CONTAINS InterPro DOMAIN/s: Pectinesterase inhibitor (InterPro:IPR006501); BEST Arabidopsis thaliana protein match is: invertase/pectin methylesterase inhibitor family protein (TAIR:AT3G17230.1); Has 84 Blast hits to 80 proteins in 11 species: Archae - 0; Bacteria - 0; Metazoa - 0; Fungi - 0; Plants - 84; Viruses - 0; Other Eukaryotes - 0 (source: NCBI BLink).), producing the protein MAYPCVKRNVFSLLPLLLLLSITPLSSSLSPSDKVTKTFLSRLCTEPHIDTNFCITWLISDPTTYTLDLQGLLDLVFQKTQLLGNKNLAAMKGSVNTTTDPTLKIPFETCVRDYEGAIKAIEEAQGFVTSKAYPLASQGAAKAFISISVCEAQFAGNVPAYVAKLNLFFKRMCNIDRVFSDVLTS; encoded by the coding sequence ATGGCTTATCCTTGCGTCAAAAGAAACGTATTTTCACTTCTTCCTCTACTCCTTCTTCTATCAATCACCCCTTTGTCTTCATCTTTGTCTCCGAGTGACAAAGTCACAAAAACCTTCTTATCCCGACTCTGCACAGAACCGCACATTGACACCAACTTCTGCATCACTTGGCTAATCTCTGATCCAACAACATATACCCTCGACCTACAAGGTCTTCTCGATTTAGTCTTCCAAAAGACGCAATTATTGGGCAATAAGAACCTAGCGGCGATGAAAGGCTCAGTGAATACCACGACTGATCCGACGCTCAAGATCCCATTTGAGACTTGCGTGAGAGATTATGAAGGAGCCATTAAAGCGATCGAGGAAGCTCAAGGGTTTGTGACCTCTAAGGCGTACCCGTTAGCATCTCAAGGGGCTGCTAAAGCCTTCATTAGTATATCAGTGTGTGAAGCTCAGTTTGCAGGAAATGTGCCGGCTTATGTAGCAAaactcaatttgttttttaagagAATGTGTAATATTGATAGGGTTTTCTCCGACGTTTTgacttcttga
- a CDS encoding Protein phosphatase 2C family protein (Protein phosphatase 2C family protein; FUNCTIONS IN: protein serine/threonine phosphatase activity, catalytic activity; INVOLVED IN: protein amino acid dephosphorylation; LOCATED IN: protein serine/threonine phosphatase complex; EXPRESSED IN: 20 plant structures; EXPRESSED DURING: 10 growth stages; CONTAINS InterPro DOMAIN/s: Protein phosphatase 2C, manganese/magnesium aspartate binding site (InterPro:IPR000222), Protein phosphatase 2C-related (InterPro:IPR001932), Protein phosphatase 2C (InterPro:IPR015655), Protein phosphatase 2C, N-terminal (InterPro:IPR014045); BEST Arabidopsis thaliana protein match is: Protein phosphatase 2C family protein (TAIR:AT1G48040.1); Has 6600 Blast hits to 6571 proteins in 473 species: Archae - 12; Bacteria - 378; Metazoa - 1628; Fungi - 712; Plants - 2605; Viruses - 7; Other Eukaryotes - 1258 (source: NCBI BLink).) has translation MRTSKASVTQTWLLYTQLCLWKDLIIRYVRQIIRRAKSMLFSQNMVADSAEISVIDVKSHLSVAKDPSNFQIAEIRIHDSICIDIPSSEETPLLESIKSCSATTIEEHVTEFVPNISSGSYADKGDYREYMEDEHICIDDLSDHLGSSFYRFPVPMAFYGVFDGHGGSDASQYIKENAMSLFFEDAVFRQSPSVVDSLFLKELETSHREAYRLADLAMEDERIVSSSCGTTALTALVIGRHLMVANVGDCRAVLCRKGKAVDMSFDHKSTFEPERRRVEDLGGYFEGEYLYGDLAVTRALGDWSIKRFSPLGESLSPLISDPDIQQMILTEEDEFLIMGCDGVWDVMTSQYAVTFVRQGLRRHGDPRRCAMELGREALRLDSSDNVTVVVICFSSSPAPQRRRIRFCVSDEARARLQTMLEG, from the exons atgcgTACAAGCAAAGCTTCAGTGACCCAAACATGGCTGCTTTACACACAGCTTTGTCTTTGGAAAGATCTCATAATCCGCTATGTCCGTCAGATCATAAGAAGAGCAAAATCGATGCTTTTCAGTCAAAACATGGTCGCTGATTCCGCCGAGATCAGTGTTATCGATGTCAAGTCTCATCTCTCCGTTGCGAAAGATCCTAGTAACTTTCAGATTGCCGAAATTCGAATTCATGATTCAATTTGTATTGATATTCCGAGCTCTGAAGAAACGCCTCTTTTAGAATCG ATCAAGAGTTGTTCTGCAACTACTATTGAAGAGCATGTTACTGAGTTTGTACCAAATATAAGCTCAGGGAGTTATGCAGATAAGGGTGACTACCGGGAGTACATGGAAGATGAACACATATGCATAGACGACCTTTCAGATCATCTTGGGTCTTCCTTTTACAGATTTCCGGTGCCTATGGCTTTCTACGGTGTGTTTGATGGCCATGGTGGATCTGACGCATCACAGTATATAAAAGAGAATGCTATGAGCTTGTTCTTTGAAGATGCTGTTTTTCGACAATCGCCCTCTGTTGTGGACTCTCTTTTCTTGAAAGAACTGGAGACATCTCACCGGGAAGCTTATAGGCTTGCTGATCTTGCAATGGAGGACGAAAGAATAGTTAGTAGTTCGTGCGGAACAACCGCATTGACTGCTCTTGTAATCGGAAGACATTTAATGGTCGCTAATGTTGGTGATTGTCGTGCGGTGCTCTGCAGAAAAGGAAAAGCTGTTGATATGTCATTTGATCACAAATCTACATTTGAGCCAGAACGGAGACGAGTAGAGGATTTAGGAGGGTACTTTGAAGGCGAGTATCTCTATGGTGACCTTGCTGTTACAAGAGCTCTTGGAGACTGGTCAATAAAGAGGTTTTCACCCCTTGGTGAATCTTTGTCACCTCTGATCTCAGACCCGGACATTCAACAGATGATTCTAACTGAGGAAGACGAGTTCTTGATTATGGGATGTGACGGTGTTTGGGACGTGATGACAAGCCAGTATGCTGTTACTTTCGTCAGGCAAGGACTTAGGAGACACGGTGATCCTAGAAGGTGCGCTATGGAACTTGGAAGGGAAGCGTTAAGGCTAGACTCATCAGATAACGTTACAGTGGTGGTCATCTGCTTCTCATCATCCCCAGCTCCTCAGAGAAGAAGGATACGGTTCTGTGTTTCCGATGAAGCTCGAGCCCGGTTACAGACAATGCTAGAAGGCTAA
- a CDS encoding plant invertase/pectin methylesterase inhibitor superfamily protein (invertase/pectin methylesterase inhibitor family protein; FUNCTIONS IN: enzyme inhibitor activity, pectinesterase inhibitor activity, pectinesterase activity; INVOLVED IN: biological_process unknown; LOCATED IN: endomembrane system; EXPRESSED IN: shoot apex, embryo, sepal, pedicel; EXPRESSED DURING: 4 anthesis, C globular stage; CONTAINS InterPro DOMAIN/s: Pectinesterase inhibitor (InterPro:IPR006501); BEST Arabidopsis thaliana protein match is: Plant invertase/pectin methylesterase inhibitor superfamily protein (TAIR:AT3G17225.1); Has 175 Blast hits to 123 proteins in 17 species: Archae - 0; Bacteria - 0; Metazoa - 0; Fungi - 0; Plants - 175; Viruses - 0; Other Eukaryotes - 0 (source: NCBI BLink).), translating into MAYPCVKRNVFSLLPLLVLLSITPLSSSLSPSDKITKDLLQQLCASPHIDHPFCITWLTADPTTFTLDLQGLLDLVFQKTQLLGYKSLAAMKGAVRTTTDPTLRTSYETCVRDYEGAIKAIEEAQGSVTSKAYQLASQGAAKAFVSISVCEAQFEGRDDVPVYVTKLNLFFKRFCNIDRVFSDVLTSFMNLSPA; encoded by the coding sequence ATGGCTTATCCTTGCGTCAAAAGAAACGTATTttcacttcttcctcttctcgtTCTTCTATCAATCACCCCTTTGTCTTCATCTTTATCTCCGAGtgacaaaatcacaaaagatTTACTTCAGCAACTCTGCGCAAGTCCGCACATTGACCACCCCTTCTGCATCACTTGGCTAACCGCTGATCCTACAACATTCACCCTCGACCTACAAGGTCTTCTCGATTTAGTCTTCCAAAAGACGCAATTGTTGGGCTATAAGAGCCTAGCGGCGATGAAAGGCGCAGTGAGAACCACTACTGATCCGACGCTCAGGACCTCATATGAGACTTGCGTGAGAGATTATGAAGGAGCCATTAAAGCGATCGAGGAAGCTCAAGGGTCTGTGACCTCTAAGGCGTACCAGTTAGCATCTCAAGGGGCTGCTAAAGCCTTTGTTAGTATATCAGTGTGTGAAGCTCAGTTTGAAGGACGGGATGATGTGCCGGTTTATGTAACGAagctcaatttgttttttaaaagattttgtaacATTGATAGGGTTTTCTCTGACGTTTTGACTTCTTTTATGAATCTTTCACCTGCATGA